Within the Acidobacteriota bacterium genome, the region GCACATGCTGTCCGAAGGAATGCGCGATCAGGCCTTCAAGACCGCCGAGGGGGTATACAACGTCGTATGGAAAGATCGCGGGTACTTTTTCCGAACGCCTGAAGCGTATGACTCGCGCGGCCTCTTTCGCGCCAGCATGTACATGCGTCCGGGTTCCATCTGGTCGATGGAGATGACAGGGAAATCGGGGCCTCAACCCGCGTTGGCAGCAGTGAAGGGGCAATAGGCAATAGGCGATAAGCAAAAACGGTCCTCCAGACTGTCGCCCCTTCGTTTTCTTTTGATTTTTGCTTATTGCTTATCGCTTATCGCCGCCTTTAAGGCAGCACGGCAGCTCTGGTGAACATCACATGAATGCGCAGGAACTCCGCTTGCGCTGAGTTCATTTCCCAAGGCCCCAGGTAATGCCGGAATCCGCAGTTGGTCAGCTGATCCTCTTCGTCCTTGTCGTTCTTGCCTCCGCACATCTTTTCGGCAGCCTCTTTACGCGGTTGCGACAGCCGCGTGTGATTGGAGAAATTCTTGGTGGACTCCTTGCCGGACCTTCTCTGCTCAACCTCTCTGCCGGATCAGAAGCGGCATTGGCTAAACCAGCTCTGGATGTACTCTACTGGATCGGCCTGCTGATGCTCATGTTTCTCTCCGGCGCGGAAACGCAAGGGCTGTTTCGCCGGGAAGAGCGCAAGCCGATTGCCTGGATCGGAGTCGTCGGAACTGCGTTGCCCTTCGTGATCGCGTTGCTGCTCAGCACGCGCCTGGACCTCAGTTCCCTAATGGGAACGGCGCAGAACCGCATCGCGCTGGTGCTGGTCATCGGCATTGGCACGGCAGTAACTTCCATTCCGGTAATCTCGCGGATTTTTCACGACCTGCGCATTCTGCATACACGCTTCGCCAAGCTGATTCTGGGCGTTGCAGTCATGGAAGATGTAATGCTGTGGGCAGTACTGGCCGTAGCCACAGCTCTGGCAGAATCAAAAGCGCTGCCCACACATGTGATTGCGCAGCGAGTCACGCTCACCCTGAGCTACTTCATTGCAGGTCTGGCGGTCTTTCCACGGCTTGCACGACGATTGCATGAGGCGCGCTGGAATGTCTTCATTCGGCATTCGACGACTGCCTATTTGATCCTGCTGCTGTTCGCGTACGTAGCGTTGGCTGCAGCAATGAATGTAAGCCTTGTGCTCGCGGCGTTTCTCGCTGGATTCGCGATTCCACGGGAATCATTGCGCATGACTCATTCGCTGAGCGAAGTGAAAGGCGTTGCGTTCGGGTGCTTTGTTCCGCTGTACTTCGCGCTGGTCGGCTACAAGCTCGATCTCGGCAAGAGCTTCAGCTTGACGATGGTCGCCGAATTTCTCGGAGCCGCATGCCTGATCAAGCTAGTCTCGGTGCTGGCAGGAGCCAGGCTTGCCGGATTCTCAATTCCAAGCTGTGTGAATCTTGCAGTGGCAACGAACGCTCGTGGCGGTCCAGGGATCGTGCTCGCCAGCGTGGCTTATGCGGCAGGAATTATCAATGCGCCGTTCTACACGACGTTGATCCTGTTAGCCGTGATCACATCACAGGCCGCAGGAGCGTGGCTCGAACATGTGTTGCGTAAAGGCAATCCGCTGCTGACGGAAGAGCCAAAAGATCGGGCCAGACAAGAATCGGATGATCGAGTGATGGGGTCATCGGGTGAAGTGGAGACCCTGGCGGCCTAAGGCCAACGGACTCGTACTGTCGACGGAAATGTAAAACGCCAGTTGAGGACGCCGGCGTTCCGTCTTAGCTTATCGCTTATTGCTGCCTTCTCACTTGTTCTTCCAAACCGGCTTTCGCTTCTCCAGCACCGCGCGCAAGCCTTCTTGAACGTCCTGCAAATTCATCAGCTCGTTGAGATAGATGTTCTGAGACTTCTTCATGGCTTCATCCAGCGGCAGGCCGATAGAGCTTCCGATTACTTTCTTGGTGACTTCCAACACTGGAGCGCTGAACTCGCTGATTTTTGCCAGGACATCATCTACGGTTTTGTCCAGATCCTTTTCGGGAACGACCTTGTTGACGAAGCCAAGGCGCAATGCGTCCTCGGCGGTAAGCGCTTCGCCAGTGAGAATCAGCTCGTAGGTTTTCTTGGGCCCAATCAACTGTGGAAGCATGACGGCTGCGAACGGCGGGAAGACCCCCAACTTTACTTCGGGCTGCGCGAATTTGGCTTGAGGTGTGGCGATTACCATGTCGCCAAACGCCACCAGTTCTGATCCTGCTCCGATGGCTGGGCCATTGACGACCATAATCAGCGGCTTCGAAATCTCGCGGATGGCGGCGAAGACACGATTGAAGGCTTCCAGCGTCTGAAAGACCCGGTCCGGCTTCGAGTCCTCGAGAGAGATGCCGGCCGAAAACGTCTTCTGCGCCGAACCTACCAGGATGGCCTTGATGTCTCCACGTCCGTTCAGGCTCTCGATGCTCTGCGCCAGCTCCGTCATCATCGGAACGGTCAGGACGTTATACGGAGCATGGTTCAGCGTAATTCGGGCGATGTTGTTGGCAACGTCGAACTGGATAAACTTTAGCTGTTCGGTCAGCGTGGTGGGGGTAGCCATTGAAACCTCAGATGATCGGATGAAAGGGGATTATGGCACAGGGTACAGGCCAGATGACTGTACCAATGGGGTGTGACCCCGAGGGTCTGCACTCGAATTGACACATTCCCAAGCCTGACTGAGAATAGCTGCATAGGCGCTACCCGGCGCTAGTTCTGCTCGCCGATACGCTGTGGAAGGATCCCCCGGTATGGCTAACATCCTTTGCGTGGATGACGAGCCCCACGTTGTAACTCTGAAGCGCGCCATTCTGGAATCTGCCGGACACGCTGTGACCGCGTGCACCTCCGCGCGTGATGCCATCGAGAAACTGCGCCACAACGCCTACGATGCCGTCGTAACTGACTGGCGTCTGGGCGACGCCAACGGTCGCGCTGTGGTACAGGCCGCGAAAGACCATTCCAGCATGCCGGTTGTGGTCGTCTCCGGCTATGTGGCAGAAGCGTTCCAGGCCGCTGAACCCCTCGCTGATCTCTATCTGGAGAAACCGGTGAATCCGGAAGAGCTCGTCACCATCGTGAACGAACTGCTCAAGAGTCAGGAACGTGACGAAGAGGGTCAGAAGCGGCGAAGGCCTTCGTAGAAGACCGTCGACGGGCGATGGGCTAAGAGCGAAAACCCGCGCGGTTTTTTTCGCGTCTTCCTGGGACCGAGAAATAGAAACGCCGGACATTCAGTCCGGCGTTTGAGCCTATCGCCTATTGCCGCTTTCAGTTAGTCATCTGATTAGTAGTTGCAGTCCCAGCCAGCGCGGCCGCGGCTTCGTTCAGAATGCGGTGGTGAATGGTAAAGAGAGCCAGTTCGAGGCGGTCCGAAACGCCGATCTTGTCGTAAACATTTCGCAGATAATTCTTGATCACCTGCTCTGTCGTCCCAAGTTGAACCGCGATTTCCTTGTTCTTGAAGCCTTGAACGATTAGGGCAACGATGCGCAGCTCTTTCGGCGTAAGGCGATCACGCACGCGGGCTCCGACAATGTCGTTCTCGGTAGCTTCCGCAGCGGCGCCGGTGTCCTGAACCCAAGTCTCGTTGCGCGCTACTTTGCGTACGCATTCCACCAGCGAATTTCCGCTCACGTTGCGGAAGACCACGCCGGCGATGCCGAGCTGCAGGTATTGCGCGCTATTATCGCCGCTTTCGATCACGATGATCAGCCGCGTCTTGGTTTTTTTCGAGAGTTCGACCAGAGCGCGAATGTCGACGTGCATCGCAGTCGAGAAGATGAGGACGTTGGCGCGGAAGCTTTCCACCGCCGCCAGCATGCGATCGGTGTTCTCGCACTGCGCGACGATTCGGAAGTCATCTTCCACGGCCAGCACTTTGGCTGCGCCGGCGCGGAATATCGCTTGGCTGTCTGCCAGGATGATCTTAAGCATGTGTTATCCAGCGGATATCGCTGTCCTTCTTATCTGCATCGAGCGCATAGGATCACGACGATGCCCCGGAATCTTCAGCGCGTACTATGCGCCACGAACAAACTTATAGTTATCGATTACGCAAGCCACGCCACCGTTGGAGGTCTTGTCGCTCTCGCGGCGAACCACGCGGCCCTGACATTTCACTCGTACGTCGTGATGGCCGCCAATTACATCCGACGGCAAGGTAATTTCAAATTCGATTTGCGATCCGACCTCGAGCTCCGCATCGGCACGGATATACACACCTGCGGCGCTCACATTTTGCGTGGTTCCTGAAGTCTGGTCGGCAGACTCCCCCTCCCGAATAGTTATCGGCAGATTGAGAGGAAACCTTCTGCCTGTTCTCGCGTCAGACAAGCTGTCATCTCCTTTTGCAAGTCCGCTGTTAGAGGGAATTTTGACCAGCGCACCGTGTGGGGCAACTCGGTTTATACCATGAAGAGCCCGCTTTCTTGCACAAATAGGGGATATTAGCCTTGGTTCTCAGCATTACTCCTAGCTGTTCCCTAGTTACTAAAGTACCGGACGATAGTTCAGTTTGCCTTCGAGCTTGATGTCCGCCGCGGAACTTGCCACAAAAATGTTGAAGCTTCCCGGCTCTGCCTTCCAGGCGCGGGACTTTACGTCGTAATAGGAGAATGAGCGGGCGTCAAGCGGGATGGAAACGCGCTTGGTTTCGCCGGGCTGCAGGAAGACTTTCGAAAATCCCTTGAGCTCCTTCGGTGGACGTGGGACCGAACTGTGCGTGTCTCCAACATAAACCTGCGCCACTTCGGCCGCAGCCCGCCTTCCCGTATTGGCAATGTCGAAGCTGACCGTCACAGCGTCGGAGCCGGAGGCTGGAGAGATGGTCAGGTTCTTGTAGGCAAATGCGCTGTATGAGAGACCAAAACCAAACGGGAACAGCGGCCTGATCTTGTCCTGATCGAAGTGGCGGTATCCGACAAAGATCCCTTCGGTGTACTTGATGCGCTTCGGACCGTCGTTCGGATAGTAGCTCTTATACGTCGCGTTATCTTCCCAGCGTCGCTCGAGTGAGATCGGCAAATGTCCCGAGGGGCTGTAGTCGCCGAAGACGAGTTGCGCGAGCGCAGTGCCACCCTGTTCGCCGGAATACCACCCGTGCAGGAGTGCCGGCACCTCATCGATCCACGCGGTCATGTCCGCGTTTCCGCCAGCCGTAAGCACTACGATGCTCTTCTTGTTGGCTGCAGCGATTTCCTTAATCAGCTCATCCTGGCCCGGAGGTAGGCGGAAGGTTCGATCGCCAGCCTCGCTTTCGATGGTGTCGGCGAAGCCGGGAAACAGCAGCACAACATCTGCCTGTGCCGCCATCCCCTTCGCACCGGAATCCACTGCTTCGGACTCCGGCAGCACGCCAAACGAGACCCGTTTCGGTCCCCAGCCGCGGTTGCGGAAATATTCAAGCCGAACTTTGTGCCGGCTATCCGTTTCAAGCTGCAAGGTCGCAAAGTTCAGGATCGCGGTGGCTCGTTCCCAGTTGTCAACGACAAGCTTGTCGTCCACAAATAAACGGTAGCCTCCGTTTTCGCCGGGCCCAAGCACGAAGAAGTCATGCTGTCCGCCGGTGTGAGCTGTGTAGTATCCAGACCAGCGAATCGATGCTTTGCCGATTGCCGCATCATAGTTGTCCGTGCCGAAGTTCACGTGACGATCGACATGAGTGCGCGTCGGCGATCCGCTTAGATCGGTGCCCTCGAATTCTTCCACCCGCAGGCCAGCTTCCCCGCCGCTCTCAGCGGTCGTGAACTCGGTTGCCTCTGCGATGTCGCGGTACGACTTCAAGCCTGGGTGATAGAGAACCTTGATCGATTGGCCCGAATCGGTCACGTATTTACTGAAACCTTCCAGGTAGCTCATTGCATGGAAAGGCTGCACGTGTGCGCTACCGCCACCAACTGGCTGTGCGGGATAGGCATCGGGACCGATTACAGCAATCGTCTTGATGTCCTGTTTGTTTAGCGGAAGGATGTTGCCTTCATTCTTCAGTAAAACAAAGCTCTCCCTCGCTGCCGCGAGCGCCGCGCGTTGACCCTCGGGATTCAAAAAAGGAATCGAGGACTCGGTCTGATTGCGATCGAAGAATCCGAAGCGAATGGCTTCGCGCAGGATGCGTCGGACATGATCATCAATCGTCGCTTGCGAGACTTTGCTGGATTTCACTGCAGGCAACAGAGTCTCGCGATTCATAAACTTGCCTGACGGCATTTCCAGGTCAAGTCCACTGTTCACGGCTGCCACGCCATCGTAAGTGGCGTCCCAATCCGACATGATGATGCCGTCGAAGCCCCAGTCCTTCTTGGCGATCTGATTGTTGAGAAACGCATTTTGTGTAGCGTGCTCGCCATTGATCAGATTGTAGGAGTCCATGATGGCGCCAACGTGCGCTTCCTTCACTGCGGCCTCAAAGGCAGGCAGATAGATCTCGCGCATCGTGCGCTCATCGATTTCGGAGTCGGTGTTATGGCGATCGTGCTCGGAGTTGTTGCCCATGTAGTGCTTGATCGTAGCAATCACGCCCTGACTCTGCACGCCGCGCACGTAGGCCACGGCGGTCCGCGCGGCGAGGAACGGATCTTCGCCGAAATATTCGAAGTTGCGCCCGTTCAGCGGAGCGCGATGAATGTTCACGCCGGGACCGAGCAGGAAATGTACGCCACGTGCGCGCGCATCCTGCCCGTAGACTCTAGCCATCCGCTCCACGAGTTCCGGATTCCAGGAGGCTGCCAGGGCAATGCCGCCCATCGTGGTTGCGGGACCATAGTTGCGAACGCCCACCGGGCCGTCGGACATCTTCTGTTCCGGCAGTCCGAGTTCTTTGTAGCCGCGAATGTAAAAGCTTTTGATGCCCCCGAGCAGATCGATCTTCTGCTCCAGCGTCATTCGGCTGAGAATGGAATCGACGCGCTTTTCAACTTCAGGATCGCTGGCGGGAGCAGTGGCACTCTTTTGTGAATTCGATTGAGCAAACAAGACCGTGGTGGCGAACACACCCATCCAAAGCGTTCGAGCGATCCTTCGAAACAAGGCAAAACCCTCCTATTAAATCGATTTGGCATTGTAACGCTTTGGTCAAGGGCGCCCGCACAACAGATTTCTCCTCGCTTAAGCGTCGTCGCTGCGGCGCGAGTTATGACCGTATCAGTGATTGCGGGGTGAGGAACGAGGAAGACTCGAACGAGGCTACTTTCTCTCCAACTCCTTGCCGACCGAATCCAGCACGCCATTAATAAACTGGACCGATTCGGGACTCGAATAGCGGTGCGCGATATCCAGCGCTTCGTTGATTACAATCGCGCGAGGAGTTTTTGGGAAGCCGAGGAATTCGGCGACCCCGAGGCGCAGTAAATTGCGATCGACAGCAGGCATGCGGTCCATACGCCAGTGTTCGGTGTGCTTCTGAATTAAGTTGTCAATCTCTTTATTGCGATCCGAGGCTACGCGAAACAGATCATCAGCAAACTCACGAGTTTCCTGGTCCACAGTCGAACGTTCTGCCCAGAAGGTCTTGCGAACATGGTCTTCATTCTGCTTGCCCATATCCGACTGAAACAGCATCTGCAGCGCCATCTCGCGTGACTTGCGCCGCTTGCCTGACTTAGCGGCCATCGGAGGCTCCACGCTTGAGCTTACTTTTAAGCGACACCATCTCAACCGCGGTCATCGCTGCCTCCCAGCCCTTGTTCCCGCTCTTGAGTCCCGCCCTATCGATGGCTTGTTCGAGGTTTTCGCAGGTGAGCACTCCGTAGGTGTGAGGAACTCCAGTCTCCTGCGCTGACTGTCCTATGCCTCGAGTCACTTCGGTGGCGATGTGCTCGTAGTGCGTGGTCTCTCCGCGGATCAAGCATCCGAGCGTAATGACAGCGTCCACAGTTCCCGATTCCGCCAGAAGCCGTGCCGCCGACGGAATTTCAAACGAACCCGGCACGCGCACAATGCGCATGTCGGAGGATTTTGCGCCGCTGCGCCGCAGGCAATCCAAGGCTCCCTCGAGCAGGCGTTCGGTGATGAAGGAATTCCATCGGCTGACGACGATGCCGAAGCGCATCCCACTTGCGTTCAGATCGCCTTCAACGGCAGCGCGGGACGATTTCTCCGGATTATTGAATGCCCAGAATCCGATGCGAAAGTCTGGATCCAGCTGGAGCGAGAAGATTCGCGATTTCCAAGTTGTCTCTTCGATCTCGCCTGCCGCATCGCGGAAGTGCTTGCGTGCGATTTGGTTCGCAGTATCGAGGTCCCGAACTTCTATCAAGAGGTCAGGTTCTGTGAGTTTCCGACCATCTACCAATTCCAAAGAT harbors:
- a CDS encoding DNA-binding response regulator; translation: MLKIILADSQAIFRAGAAKVLAVEDDFRIVAQCENTDRMLAAVESFRANVLIFSTAMHVDIRALVELSKKTKTRLIIVIESGDNSAQYLQLGIAGVVFRNVSGNSLVECVRKVARNETWVQDTGAAAEATENDIVGARVRDRLTPKELRIVALIVQGFKNKEIAVQLGTTEQVIKNYLRNVYDKIGVSDRLELALFTIHHRILNEAAAALAGTATTNQMTN
- the nusB gene encoding transcription antitermination factor NusB encodes the protein MAAKSGKRRKSREMALQMLFQSDMGKQNEDHVRKTFWAERSTVDQETREFADDLFRVASDRNKEIDNLIQKHTEHWRMDRMPAVDRNLLRLGVAEFLGFPKTPRAIVINEALDIAHRYSSPESVQFINGVLDSVGKELERK
- a CDS encoding cation:proton antiporter, with the protein product MPESAVGQLILFVLVVLASAHLFGSLFTRLRQPRVIGEILGGLLAGPSLLNLSAGSEAALAKPALDVLYWIGLLMLMFLSGAETQGLFRREERKPIAWIGVVGTALPFVIALLLSTRLDLSSLMGTAQNRIALVLVIGIGTAVTSIPVISRIFHDLRILHTRFAKLILGVAVMEDVMLWAVLAVATALAESKALPTHVIAQRVTLTLSYFIAGLAVFPRLARRLHEARWNVFIRHSTTAYLILLLFAYVALAAAMNVSLVLAAFLAGFAIPRESLRMTHSLSEVKGVAFGCFVPLYFALVGYKLDLGKSFSLTMVAEFLGAACLIKLVSVLAGARLAGFSIPSCVNLAVATNARGGPGIVLASVAYAAGIINAPFYTTLILLAVITSQAAGAWLEHVLRKGNPLLTEEPKDRARQESDDRVMGSSGEVETLAA
- a CDS encoding 6,7-dimethyl-8-ribityllumazine synthase, with amino-acid sequence MIRSLTLVRRTSPEKFEQLSVLLRALGFEGGAGWSDEHSRGAPFLAPVGSLELVDGRKLTEPDLLIEVRDLDTANQIARKHFRDAAGEIEETTWKSRIFSLQLDPDFRIGFWAFNNPEKSSRAAVEGDLNASGMRFGIVVSRWNSFITERLLEGALDCLRRSGAKSSDMRIVRVPGSFEIPSAARLLAESGTVDAVITLGCLIRGETTHYEHIATEVTRGIGQSAQETGVPHTYGVLTCENLEQAIDRAGLKSGNKGWEAAMTAVEMVSLKSKLKRGASDGR
- a CDS encoding glycoside hydrolase, whose protein sequence is MGVFATTVLFAQSNSQKSATAPASDPEVEKRVDSILSRMTLEQKIDLLGGIKSFYIRGYKELGLPEQKMSDGPVGVRNYGPATTMGGIALAASWNPELVERMARVYGQDARARGVHFLLGPGVNIHRAPLNGRNFEYFGEDPFLAARTAVAYVRGVQSQGVIATIKHYMGNNSEHDRHNTDSEIDERTMREIYLPAFEAAVKEAHVGAIMDSYNLINGEHATQNAFLNNQIAKKDWGFDGIIMSDWDATYDGVAAVNSGLDLEMPSGKFMNRETLLPAVKSSKVSQATIDDHVRRILREAIRFGFFDRNQTESSIPFLNPEGQRAALAAARESFVLLKNEGNILPLNKQDIKTIAVIGPDAYPAQPVGGGSAHVQPFHAMSYLEGFSKYVTDSGQSIKVLYHPGLKSYRDIAEATEFTTAESGGEAGLRVEEFEGTDLSGSPTRTHVDRHVNFGTDNYDAAIGKASIRWSGYYTAHTGGQHDFFVLGPGENGGYRLFVDDKLVVDNWERATAILNFATLQLETDSRHKVRLEYFRNRGWGPKRVSFGVLPESEAVDSGAKGMAAQADVVLLFPGFADTIESEAGDRTFRLPPGQDELIKEIAAANKKSIVVLTAGGNADMTAWIDEVPALLHGWYSGEQGGTALAQLVFGDYSPSGHLPISLERRWEDNATYKSYYPNDGPKRIKYTEGIFVGYRHFDQDKIRPLFPFGFGLSYSAFAYKNLTISPASGSDAVTVSFDIANTGRRAAAEVAQVYVGDTHSSVPRPPKELKGFSKVFLQPGETKRVSIPLDARSFSYYDVKSRAWKAEPGSFNIFVASSAADIKLEGKLNYRPVL
- a CDS encoding enoyl-CoA hydratase yields the protein MATPTTLTEQLKFIQFDVANNIARITLNHAPYNVLTVPMMTELAQSIESLNGRGDIKAILVGSAQKTFSAGISLEDSKPDRVFQTLEAFNRVFAAIREISKPLIMVVNGPAIGAGSELVAFGDMVIATPQAKFAQPEVKLGVFPPFAAVMLPQLIGPKKTYELILTGEALTAEDALRLGFVNKVVPEKDLDKTVDDVLAKISEFSAPVLEVTKKVIGSSIGLPLDEAMKKSQNIYLNELMNLQDVQEGLRAVLEKRKPVWKNK